The DNA window ACCTAACAATTGATTTTCTTGGTAATCATTACAATTACAAATAAGGTATAGCAATAATTTTTGGAACTAAAAAGAATACGGACAAATACGATATTCGTTTTTTCCAAAACGGCAGGGAATTCCAGGAAGAAAACTTAGTCTAGTACTTATAGTCTACGTATTTTAGAAGTTGCATTACTGAATAGTCGATTCTCATAATGTATTCGTCTTCTCCGCCATAGTCTCTCAGAAATCTTTCAGAGAAACCGTAACCGCCATTAGCTTTTGCTTTTTTTAACACATCGCTAAGTGGGTAAAAGGTATTTCTGTATTTCCCTTTATTAATTGTCAATGATGGCAGACAATCTTTTGTATCGCATATAATCCAATAGCCTTTTCGCTCACCGAATCTTACGGCGGAATATGCCGTATTTGTAAAGCTCGCAATGTACTCTGCTTTAGACTTTCTCGGAATGCTTCTGATGAGTATAGGTTGTGTCTTTGGAATGAAATTTCTTAATACAATATCCCATACATCATAATATGCCTTAAATTTTTCACTACGGTCAGTAGAGATCCAGTTACAGATAAAAGTCGTTGTATCAGCTGAAGGTTCAGAATCTTTCTCAAAAATATCAATTAGGTTTTGAGCTATTTCTTCTTTTTTGACAGCTGTTAATCTATAATAATCTTTCATAATCTAATTTAAAAATCTGATGGCGAAAATTTAATTACTTATAATTCCTATCAAGATGGGATAATCGTTGTTCAACTGTCATAATAAGTTGTTATTTAATGTTTTTAGGATATACCTATTTATGGTGAATCCAGTCTTCCTCTGGTATTAATGCTGATGCATTTAGTTCATTTGGTGTAAAGTCTTTTATACCTTCTGGCCCTCCATGATGTATACCTATTATATAGTATTTATCCATCACTTTTACCCAAAGAGGAGCTCCGCTATCACCACTACAAGTGAAGAGTGGATATCCTACAAGCTCATATTCTTTGGGAAAAATAAGTTCTTTAATTGATGTAGATTTATTAGAAAGTATATCGGAATGATCCATTCCACTTTCTGCCAGATCCACAGGGTAGCCAGTTAAGGTAACTATCTGATCAGGGTGTAAATCTAGAAGTTTATAATTTGTCACTTCAATACTTCCCGAATAGATTGGCTTTAATTTGCGCCTGCCGGTTTCGGAAAGTATTATCAAAGAAATATCATCACTAAAATAGTTTCCTTTTTTTCTGGGAGCGTTTTTTATTATCATATCTTCTTTAAGCAAAGTAACTTCAATTGTCTTGATTTTCCCGTTCTCGAATAAATTTTTGTAAACAATAATTTTATTCAATAGCCATTTATCAACGACATGTCTTGCGGTAATTAGTGTATTTTCATCAATGAATGTAGCAGTTCCCCAAGATTTTTTCAATCCTCGAACATTTATATGAACTATCGAGTTGTAAGGTTTAAAATTGAGAACCTCAGACTCAACAAAACTTCTTGTATTTAAATATCTTTCTGGTCCACAGTCTCCATGTATTTTTATTTGGCAATATGTTAGATTACCAAGGAGAAGAAAGAGAGCCATAGAAAATAGTCTTAAATCTTTCATATAGATTAATATTAGTATTGTTAACGTATAAATGAGTTGATTCTAAGAGGCAACCTGAAAGCATTAATTTACCTTTATAAAATTGTCTTTAATAGAGTTGAGTTTTGCAGTTTGAATTTTAACTGCTGTAGGATCTAATTTTGCTTTTGGGTTTTTGGAATAGTCTTCTATAATTTTTATATAACCATCAATATAGTTCGCCATAGCTTTCACAACACTCTGATTGAATTCTCTGACTTCTGGAAGTTGCTCAAGAGCATAGTCTGAAAGCGATACAGCTTTCTTAAATTTGGGGTCATTCATCTTATTCCTCATAAGTTCAGAATCTTGTATATTATATGTCGTTTCAAAATCCTGAACAGCATTTTCTCTAGAAATTGAAAGAAGATTACAGATTTCTGTTCTACTTCCTTTTAATGATTTTTTTATAATACCAGCGTCTATGTAAAGTCTTTCTGTTATAACACTATGTTCATTATTATAGCGTTTCAGTTCATCATAAAAGGAAATCCTCTCTTGTATTTCTGCGTAAAAGTTCTTTAATTCCTGATCTCCAAAAGTTGGTCCATCTGCATTTTCCAAATTGACAGGTAATGTCAAGTCATTTTTGTCTTTAAATTGCTGCTTAGTTATGGCTACACTTGTATTTCTCTTTTGAAAAAGTGCAGCTTGCTGGATAGTTGAATTGATTATACTTGATATAGGGTTGCTATTTAGTACAGATTGAGTTATTGGACTATTTAATATCGCTCCTAGAATTGAGGAAAATTTTGTTTTTGCCTTTAGATTATCAGTGTCTTTACTGTATTTGGGAAGCAGATTCTTTGATGCAGATTCTATAACAAGATCTGAAAATGAAGTTCCTAAACTTTTGGAAGTAGGGTTGTTAATTTCTGCTAGGGTTTCACTGAGATCTTTGGCTGCTAACAATCTGGTAGCTGCGGGCACAAGAATTTCGATTTCCGTTCCGTTAACCAGACCTGTTCTTAAAGAAATTAAATTCATTTCATACTTTTCCTTTACGCTCTTTCGCTTTTCGTCATTAAAAGTGATTTTAGAATCCTCAAAGGACTTTTCAAGATTAAACATCCTTTTTTTTAAGGAATCCACAGCCGCTTCAGAAGTAAGGTCTTTGTTTTTTTCTTGTGCAGATAGAAAAACAATGGATAGACTCATTGCCATTAAGGTTAATAAAGTTTTCATAAAATATGGTTTTAGTTAAGTATCACTAATTTACAAAAAAGATTGAACCGATTTTTTTTAATTTTGAAACAAGACCAAGGTTTTGCATTTCAAAGAGTAGTTATGAAAAAAGCACAGAAAAAGAGGTTTCCAATTTTTTGAAATTTTGGCAATTGATTTAAAAATTCTATATCCTAACTAAAGATATTAAAAAAAATTACACTCGATTTTTGGGGAAATATTCGCGACATTTTAACAAATATTTTGTCTTTTTTAAATTTTTTGTCCCTTAAATTTGGTAGTGGAATTATTGCTATCACTATCATCTTTTACCTTCAATGATGACTGTATTTTTCTTTCCACAGCGGCGAGTTCAGTTTTCAGAGCTGCAAGCACTTTTTCTTTGTTCCAACTGCCATTCACAATATCATTTAATACAATCTGGTCAGCTTTTAGCTGATTTATCTTCTTTTTCTCTTCGTCAATGAGTCCAGGAAGTTTTTGAAGGGCACTAATAAAATTTAAGCTTGCACGCTCGGGATCGCTTGCCATAATACCATTGTTGTGCGTATACTTGATATTTCCTTCACCACAGACAAAGAACCTATTATCTCTTTGAATAGGGCTAGATTCATCTTTCTGTGTCATTTCCGTTTTTACAAGCAGTTTAAAGCCATACAATGAGCCTATCTCTTCGTAATAACCGCCGGTCCTTGAAGCCGCTGCAAGTTTAGCCAGCTTTGCACCAATTTCTTTAACATCTGGATCCCGGCGCAAGCCATCCAAGACGATCGGGTTCAAAACTTTTCCGTCTTGCGATTTTTGGACACGATTTTGATAGTTTTCCCAGTCTGCATTTAACCTTGCTAACCGGGACTTTCTCCCTTCAAGTTCTTCTTGCAGACTTTCCAATTTTGAACTGGAACTCCACTTTGATCTTAAGAAAGCATGTTTCTCACTTTCAAGAACAGAAATTTTCTTTTCGACTTTTGCTTTTTCCAATAGATCGGTATTACCTGACAATAAAGCCACATACTCGGAAAAATTCATACCCGAAACTTCATCCATTCCCCCTTCATCAAGTATCCGTACTGCGATGGTATTACTCTTTAACTGTCCGATAAAACGCTGCTTATTTGCTAGTGTATTAAATTTGTAAGCATCCAATGATTTTTCTACAGCATAAATAAAAACATCGACCTTATTGTCAGCAAAAAATTTAGCAATCTCATTGCCTTTTCGTACAGCCCGACCGTCTCTCTGCTCCAGATCCGAAGGCCGCCATGGAATATCCAGATGATGCACAGCTACTGCCCTCTTTTGGGCATTTACCCCCGTTCCGAGCATTTCTGTCGATCCAAAGAGGACCCTAATTTTCCCTTCATTGGTAGCTTTGATCAGTTCTTTACGCTGATCCTCCGTTTTTGCTTCCTGAATAAAGCGGATCTCCTCTGCCGGTATCCCATGATCTTCAACAAGTTTCCGCTTAATCTCGCTGTATATGTTCCACTCGCCCGGTTTAAAAGTGCCGAGGTCTGAGAAAACAAATTGAGTGCCTTTTTGCGCATTGAAATTTTTATAATATTTTGCAATATTTGCTGCACAAACAGAAGCTTTGTTTCCTGGATCGTCCGTATACCGAGGAGATATAAGCCGCATATCAAGGGACATTTTCCTTGCAAAATCTGTCGCGATCAACATCTTGGCTT is part of the Chryseobacterium camelliae genome and encodes:
- a CDS encoding trypsin-like serine peptidase, with the translated sequence MKDLRLFSMALFLLLGNLTYCQIKIHGDCGPERYLNTRSFVESEVLNFKPYNSIVHINVRGLKKSWGTATFIDENTLITARHVVDKWLLNKIIVYKNLFENGKIKTIEVTLLKEDMIIKNAPRKKGNYFSDDISLIILSETGRRKLKPIYSGSIEVTNYKLLDLHPDQIVTLTGYPVDLAESGMDHSDILSNKSTSIKELIFPKEYELVGYPLFTCSGDSGAPLWVKVMDKYYIIGIHHGGPEGIKDFTPNELNASALIPEEDWIHHK